Proteins encoded within one genomic window of Brassica rapa cultivar Chiifu-401-42 chromosome A09, CAAS_Brap_v3.01, whole genome shotgun sequence:
- the LOC117127883 gene encoding histone-lysine N-methyltransferase SETD1B isoform X1, with the protein MATSPSDKLVQEEEVVTEEVDPAKTTEEEDEARTEEDQARTEEADPEKTTEEEDEVRTEEEDEVRTEGVDPTKTEEVDPAKTTEEEDEVRTKKDETRTEEDEARTEDVDPTKTIEKEDEVKTEEEDEVRTEEDEVRTEEVDPTKKTEKEDEVRAEEDKARTEEEEVRTEEVDPTKTTEEEDKMRTEEEDEHKEEAIESLLESTRNLNIEDEESDQQTENQNRQEDPITTRRSDQAMERGSTSLASDQNRPLDSDPNTSPISLSVQDQGTENQNPQEQSMIPRSGQRMERGSTSSARYQNQNRPLALPNPPSSVQASQQMMMPPRLGPSVPPYQQNPYGLPQPRWLVVDHFYSDGLGLYGAQWRFRTITPFLPNQNTYPHQLVPMELPGQPGTELVCYSQSFGVLRQGQLVPHQEAPPMRPQQQNQFRSLPPMRPMLPQDDFVVHLGQVPVRPMMYYQEQNQIVPNAGIQAPARPSLPQVRVPMMQPPVLLYPPPIVNAVPVRPVMNQGGGQRFRFPMIQQHHGSPSAPWPEQNQQLQSPRESQGSNDGPFSSGGSQD; encoded by the exons ATGGCTACTTCTCCATCTGATAAACTTgtccaagaagaagaagtggtAACAGAGGAGGTTGATCCCGCCAAAACAACcgaggaagaagacgaagcgCGAACAGAAGAAGACCAAGCGCGAACAGAGGAGGCTGATCCCGAAAAAACAACcgaggaagaagacgaagtgcgaacagaggaagaagacgaagtgCGAACAGAGGGCGTTGATCCCACCAAAACAGAGGAGGTTGATCCCGCGAAAACAACcgaggaagaagacgaagtgCGAACAAAGAAAGACGAGACGCGAACAGAGGAAGACGAAGCGAGAACAGAGGATGTTGATCCCACCAAAACAATCGAGAAAGAAGACGAAGTgaaaacagaggaagaagacgaagtgCGAACAGAGGAAGACGAAGTGCGAACAGAGGAAGTTGATCCCACCAAAAAAACCGAGAAAGAAGACGAAGTGCGAGCAGAGGAAGATAAAGCgagaacagaggaagaagaagtgagAACAGAGGAGGTCGATCCCACCAAAACAACCGAGGAAGAAGACAAAATGcgaacagaggaagaagatgagcaCAAGGAAGAAGCTATCGAGAGCCTTCTTGAATCTACTCGTAATCTCAACATAGAAGACGAAGAGTCCGACCAACAAACTGAGAATCAGAATCGTCAAGAAGATCCGATCACG ACTCGTAGGAGCGATCAAGCGATGGAACGTGGCTCAACATCGCTTGCAAGTGACCAGAACCGTCCTCTTGATTCTGATCCCAACACTTCTCCTATTAGTCTCAGCGTACAAGACCAAGGAACCGAGAACCAGAATCCTCAAGAACAGTCAATG ATTCCTAGGAGCGGTCAAAGGATGGAACGTGGCTCAACATCTTCTGCAAGGTATCAGAACCAAAACCGTCCTCTTGCTCTTCCGAATCCTCCTTCTAGCGTTCAAGCCTCTCAACAGATGATGATGCCTCCTCGTCTTGGCCCAAGCGTGCCTCCATATCAGCAAAACCCTTACGGTTTACCCCAGCCAAGATGGCTCGTAGTAGACCACTTTTACTCAGACGGGCTTGGTCTATACGGTGCACAATGGAGATTCCGAACCATCACTCCTTTTCTCCCAAACCAGAACACATATCCGCATCAGCTGGTGCCGATGGAGCTGCCCGGTCAGCCTGGAACTGAATTAGTATGCTACAGCCAGTCCTTCGGTGTGCTTCGGCAGGGCCAACTCGTTCCCCACCAGGAAGCTCCTCCAATGAGGCCGCAGCAGCAGAACCAGTTTCGAAGTCTACCTCCAATGAGGCCGATGCTGCCACAGGACGACTTCGTTGTCCATCTAGGTCAAGTCCCGGTGAGGCCAATGATGTATTACCAGGAACAGAACCAGATTGTTCCCAACGCGGGCATACAAGCTCCGGCGAGGCCAAGTCTACCCCAAGTCAGAGTTCCGATGATGCAGCCACCGGTGCTTTTATATCCGCCACCTATAGTTAACGCTGTACCAGTGAGGCCAGTGATGAACCAAGGAGGAGGACAACGGTTTAGGTTCCCCATGATTCAACAGCACCACGGTTCTCCCAGTGCACCATGGCCTGAGCAGAATCAGCAACTTCAGTCTCCAAGGGAGTCTCAGGGTTCCAACGATGGACCGTTTTCTTCTGGCGGAAGTCAAGACTAG
- the LOC103846692 gene encoding syntaxin-123 → MNDLISSSFKRYTDLNHQVQLDDIESQNATLDSGNLDEFFGYVESVKEDMKAVDEIHKRLQDANEESKTVHDSKAVKKLRARMDTSVTEVLKRVKMIKTKLVALEKSNAAQRKVPGCGPGSSADRTRTSVVSGLGKKLKDMMDDFQRLRTKMASEYKETVERRYFTVTGQKADEETIEKLISSGESERFLQKAIQEQGRGQIMDTLSEIQERHDAVKDIERSLLELHQIFLDMAALVEAQGSILNDIESNVSKASSFVMRGSEQLQGAKVLQRNSRKWTCIAIILAIVLVIVILFPILYTSLLKP, encoded by the exons ATGAACGATCTAATCTCAAGCTCGTTCAAGAGATACACAGACCTAAACCACCAAGTCCAGCTCGACGACATCGAGTCTCAAAACGCTACTCTCGACTCAGGCAACCTCGATGAGTTCTTCGGATACGTCGAGAGCGTTAAAGAAGACATGAAAGCTGTCGACGAGATTCATAAGCGTCTACAAGATGCTAACGAAGAGTCCAAGACCGTACACGACTCCAAGGCCGTCAAGAAGCTCCGCGCTCGCATGGACACGAGCGTTACAGAGGTCTTGAAACGTGTCAAGATGATAAAGACGAAGCTCGTGGCCTTGGAGAAATCGAATGCTGCTCAGAGGAAAGTCCCTGGTTGTGGACCTGGCTCCTCTGCTGATCGGACGAGAACATCGGTCGTGAGTGGGTTAGGGAAGAAGCTTAAAGACATGATGGATGATTTTCAGAGACTACGTACCAAAATGGCTAGTGAATACAAAGAAACAGTAGAGAGAAG GTACTTCACTGTAACGGGCCAAAAAGCAGACGAAGAGACGATAGAGAAGCTGATATCAAGCGGAGAGAGCGAACGTTTCCTCCAAAAGGCCATACAAGAGCAAGGCCGTGGACAGATCATGGACACATTATCAGAGATTCAAGAAAGGCACGACGCGGTTAAAGACATAGAGCGGAGTTTGCTGGAGCTGCACCAGATATTCCTGGACATGGCAGCTCTTGTTGAAGCTCAAGGGAGTATACTCAACGACATCGAGTCTAACGTTTCAAAGGCAAGCTCTTTCGTCATGAGAGGGTCTGAGCAGTTGCAGGGAGCTAAAGTGCTTCAGAGGAACTCGAGGAAGTGGACTTGTATCGCCATCATACTCGCTATTGTTCTTGTCATTGTGATTCTCTTCCCTATCCTCTACACAAGTTTGCTTAAACCTTGA
- the LOC103848468 gene encoding protein TIC 20-IV, chloroplastic-like: TDLCVCFISASSNHLSGHGWPPFDDGFGRRRRPRQRPSKPAFKDDFFKIKLPNIAERPEWWWRTLACIPYLISLQVSDVGIYVRPFLEKYDATGNIIKFIPGAITRWPRWFFMQYCYLGCTFLVKNKELPHFFRFHVIMGILLETALQIIWCTSDFFPLIHSRGRLAMYYETAMGFAYICLLLECIRCALAGVYPQIPFVADAASIHTRDTTKVKR; the protein is encoded by the coding sequence ACTGACTTGTGTGTTTGCTTTATATCAGCATCATCTAACCATCTCTCTGGTCATGGTTGGCCGCCCTTTGATGACGGTTTTGGGAGACGTCGACGACCTCGACAGAGACCATCAAAGCCTGCGTTCAAAGATGACTTCTTCAAAATCAAACTGCCTAATATCGCCGAGAGACCTGAATGGTGGTGGAGGACACTAGCTTGTATCCCTTATCTGATATCCCTCCAAGTATCTGACGTCGGAATCTACGTCCGACCTTTTCTAGAAAAGTACGACGCCACTGGAAACATTATTAAATTCATCCCCGGAGCGATAACCAGATGGCCGAGGTGGTTCTTCATGCAGTACTGTTACTTGGGTTGCACGTTCTTGGTGAAGAACAAAGAACTGCCTCATTTTTTTAGGTTTCACGTGATTATGGGTATACTTCTCGAAACAGCTCTTCAGATCATATGGTGCACCAGCGATTTCTTCCCGTTGATTCATTCCAGAGGAAGGCTTGCGATGTATTACGAGACGGCGATGGGATTCGCATACATCTGTCTGCTTCTTGAATGCATACGGTGCGCTCTCGCTGGAGTTTATCCTCAGATTCCTTTCGTGGCCGATGCTGCTTCCATTCACACTCGAGACACCACTAAGGTGAAAAGATGA
- the LOC117127883 gene encoding enolase-phosphatase E1 isoform X3, producing MATSPSDKLVQEEEVVTEEVDPAKTTEEEDEARTEEDQARTEEADPEKTTEEEDEVRTEEEDEVRTEGVDPTKTEEVDPAKTTEEEDEVRTKKDETRTEEDEARTEDVDPTKTIEKEDEVKTEEEDEVRTEEDEVRTEEVDPTKKTEKEDEVRAEEDKARTEEEEVRTEEVDPTKTTEEEDKMRTEEEDEHKEEAIESLLNQNRQEDPITTRRSDQAMERGSTSLASDQNRPLDSDPNTSPISLSVQDQGTENQNPQEQSMIPRSGQRMERGSTSSARYQNQNRPLALPNPPSSVQASQQMMMPPRLGPSVPPYQQNPYGLPQPRWLVVDHFYSDGLGLYGAQWRFRTITPFLPNQNTYPHQLVPMELPGQPGTELVCYSQSFGVLRQGQLVPHQEAPPMRPQQQNQFRSLPPMRPMLPQDDFVVHLGQVPVRPMMYYQEQNQIVPNAGIQAPARPSLPQVRVPMMQPPVLLYPPPIVNAVPVRPVMNQGGGQRFRFPMIQQHHGSPSAPWPEQNQQLQSPRESQGSNDGPFSSGGSQD from the exons ATGGCTACTTCTCCATCTGATAAACTTgtccaagaagaagaagtggtAACAGAGGAGGTTGATCCCGCCAAAACAACcgaggaagaagacgaagcgCGAACAGAAGAAGACCAAGCGCGAACAGAGGAGGCTGATCCCGAAAAAACAACcgaggaagaagacgaagtgcgaacagaggaagaagacgaagtgCGAACAGAGGGCGTTGATCCCACCAAAACAGAGGAGGTTGATCCCGCGAAAACAACcgaggaagaagacgaagtgCGAACAAAGAAAGACGAGACGCGAACAGAGGAAGACGAAGCGAGAACAGAGGATGTTGATCCCACCAAAACAATCGAGAAAGAAGACGAAGTgaaaacagaggaagaagacgaagtgCGAACAGAGGAAGACGAAGTGCGAACAGAGGAAGTTGATCCCACCAAAAAAACCGAGAAAGAAGACGAAGTGCGAGCAGAGGAAGATAAAGCgagaacagaggaagaagaagtgagAACAGAGGAGGTCGATCCCACCAAAACAACCGAGGAAGAAGACAAAATGcgaacagaggaagaagatgagcaCAAGGAAGAAGCTATCGAGAGCCTTCTT AATCAGAATCGTCAAGAAGATCCGATCACG ACTCGTAGGAGCGATCAAGCGATGGAACGTGGCTCAACATCGCTTGCAAGTGACCAGAACCGTCCTCTTGATTCTGATCCCAACACTTCTCCTATTAGTCTCAGCGTACAAGACCAAGGAACCGAGAACCAGAATCCTCAAGAACAGTCAATG ATTCCTAGGAGCGGTCAAAGGATGGAACGTGGCTCAACATCTTCTGCAAGGTATCAGAACCAAAACCGTCCTCTTGCTCTTCCGAATCCTCCTTCTAGCGTTCAAGCCTCTCAACAGATGATGATGCCTCCTCGTCTTGGCCCAAGCGTGCCTCCATATCAGCAAAACCCTTACGGTTTACCCCAGCCAAGATGGCTCGTAGTAGACCACTTTTACTCAGACGGGCTTGGTCTATACGGTGCACAATGGAGATTCCGAACCATCACTCCTTTTCTCCCAAACCAGAACACATATCCGCATCAGCTGGTGCCGATGGAGCTGCCCGGTCAGCCTGGAACTGAATTAGTATGCTACAGCCAGTCCTTCGGTGTGCTTCGGCAGGGCCAACTCGTTCCCCACCAGGAAGCTCCTCCAATGAGGCCGCAGCAGCAGAACCAGTTTCGAAGTCTACCTCCAATGAGGCCGATGCTGCCACAGGACGACTTCGTTGTCCATCTAGGTCAAGTCCCGGTGAGGCCAATGATGTATTACCAGGAACAGAACCAGATTGTTCCCAACGCGGGCATACAAGCTCCGGCGAGGCCAAGTCTACCCCAAGTCAGAGTTCCGATGATGCAGCCACCGGTGCTTTTATATCCGCCACCTATAGTTAACGCTGTACCAGTGAGGCCAGTGATGAACCAAGGAGGAGGACAACGGTTTAGGTTCCCCATGATTCAACAGCACCACGGTTCTCCCAGTGCACCATGGCCTGAGCAGAATCAGCAACTTCAGTCTCCAAGGGAGTCTCAGGGTTCCAACGATGGACCGTTTTCTTCTGGCGGAAGTCAAGACTAG
- the LOC103846682 gene encoding protein STRUBBELIG-RECEPTOR FAMILY 3, whose translation MDAASKRSITQFGCSKLYSLPLLLSLLILTPTFSFAATNPDDVVAINGLYAALGAPSLPGWTASGGDPCGEAWQGVICNVSDVIISITVNAANLEGELGDNLSKFTSIRGIDFSNNRIGGYIPTNLPVTLQHFFLSANQFTGSIPESLGTLSSLSDMSLNDNQLSGELPDVFQNLVGLINLDISANNLSGTLPPSMESLSALTTLHVQNNQISGTLDVLQVLPLQDLNIENNLFSGPIPEKLLSIPTFLKDGNQFNSTTLAPSLSPSTSPTRPFFGVPPPPPPPERNRGKIDGEPPSPKEQKSSSQTTRIVLIAIAGVVLFIILVLALLLLLPMCLRRRRRRERASSVFKPHQVGADRGNRENALENGPPLLPPPVRSEKVPFTKAGQEPKVLHDIERLQRPITRQESQDIDFSTLTPPPPPPPPPPPPPAPPVVTFMPIKSPERPFKKPSPKTRVPLTSVKHYSVASLQQYTESFSQENLLGSGMLGSVYKARLPDGKLFAVKKLDKRACEQQQDHEFIELVNDIDRIRHANIVELVGYCAEHDQRLLIYEYCSNGTLQDGLHSDDEFKKKLSWNKRVRMALGAAKALEYLHEVCEPPIIHRNFKSVNVLLDDDLSVLVSDCGLAPLISSGSVSQLSGQLLAAYGYGAPEFDSGIYTWQSDVYSFGVVMLELLTGRMSYDRDRSRAEQFLVRWAVPQLHDIDALGKMVDPSLNGQYPAKSLSHFADIISRCVQSEPEFRPLMSEVVQDLLDMIRRERHGSGEPSAD comes from the exons ATGGATGCTGCTAGTAAGAGATCTATTACACAGTTCGGTTGTTCTAAGCTCTACTCTCTTCCTCTGCTCTTGTCTTTGCTGATTTTGACTCCTACGTTCTCCTTTGCTGCTACTAACCCTGACGATG TTGTTGCAATCAACGGTTTATACGCTGCGCTTGGGGCGCCTTCGCTTCCTGGCTGGACTGCTTCTGGTGGAGATCCGTGTGGTGAAGCTTGGCAAGGCGTTATCTGCAATGTCTCAGATGTTATAATAAGCAT AACTGTAAATGCGGCGAATTTGGAGGGAGAGCTTGGTGACAACTTATCTAAGTTCACTTCTATCAGGGGAAT AGATTTTAGTAACAATCGCATTGGAGGATACATACCGACTAATTTGCCAGTTACATTGCAGCATTT TTTTCTTTCAGCTAATCAGTTTACAGGAAGCATCCCTGAATCTTTAGGAACACTAAGTTCTCTGAGTGACAT GTCTTTGAATGATAACCAACTCTCAGGAGAGTTACCTGATGTGTTTCAAAACCTTGTTGGGCTGATCAATCT AGACATATCTGCTAACAATCTAAGCGGTACATTGCCTCCTTCAATGGAGAGTTTATCAGCTCTTACAACATT ACATGTTCAGAACAATCAGATCTCAGGAACTCTAGACGTTCTTCAAGTCCTTCCTCTTCAAGACTT AAACATAGAGAATAACCTCTTCTCTGGACCCATACCTGAAAAACTACTAAGCATTCCGACATTCCT AAAGGATGGAAACCAATTCAACTCCACCACACTTGCACCATCACTGTCTCCTTCTACATCTCCAACACGACCGTTCTTTGGAgttccaccaccacctcctccaccTGAAAGAAACCGAGGGAAAATTGATGGTGAACCTCCTTCTCCAAAAGAGCAGAAGAGCTCTTCACAAACCACACGGATAGTCCTCATAGCAATTGCTGGCGTCGTCCTCTTCATTATTCTTGTTTTGGCATTACTCTTGCTGTTGCCAATGTGTttaagaaggagaagaagaagagaacgtGCTAGTAGTGTCTTTAAACCGCATCAAGTTGGTGCTGACAGAGGAAACAGAGAGAATGCTCTGGAGAATGGGCCTCCTCTACTCCCTCCACCTGTTCGGTCTGAGAAAG TACCATTCACCAAAGCTGGACAAGAACCAAAGGTTTTACATGACATTGAGCGGTTGCAAAGACCTATAACAAGACAGGAGAGTCAAGACATTGACTTCTCAACGCTGACgcctcctccacctcctcctcctcctccaccgccgCCACCAGCTCCTCCTGTGGTCACCTTTATGCCAATAAAGTCTCCGGAGAGACCCTTTAAGAAGCCTTCACCAAAGACACGCGTACCCTTAACTTCTGTGAAGCACTACTCCGTTGCATCTCTTCAGCAATACACTGAAAGCTTCTCTCAGGAGAATCTCCTCGGCTCGGGGATGCTTGGGAGTGTTTACAAGGCTCGTCTTCCCGATGGAAAGCTCTTTGCTGTCAAGAAGTTGGACAAGAGGGCTTGTGAACAGCAACAGGATCATGAGTTCATCGAACTAGTGAACGATATAGATAGGATACGCCACGCCAACATCGTTGAACTTGTTGGTTACTGCGCTGAGCACGACCAGAGACTACTGATCTACGAGTATTGCAGTAACGGTACGTTACAAGACGGTTTGCATTCAGACGATGAGTTCAAGAAGAAGCTCTCGTGGAACAAACGTGTCAGAATGGCACTTGGAGCTGCTAAAGCCCTTGA GTACTTGCATGAGGTGTGTGAACCACCAATCATACACAGAAACTTCAAATCAGTCAATGTCTTACTAGACGATGATCTGAGTGTTCTTGTCTCGGATTGTGGTTTGGCCCCATTGATATCATCAGGCTCTGTGAGTCAG TTATCAGGACAATTACTTGCGGCTTACGGATACGGAGCTCCAGAGTTCGACTCAGGAATCTATACATGGCAGAGTGATGTATACAGTTTTGGTGTTGTTATGTTAGAACTCTTGACTGGTAGAATGTCCTACGACAG GGACCGGAGTAGAGCAGAGCAGTTCTTGGTGAGGTGGGCGGTTCCTCAGCTACATGATATTGATGCATTGGGGAAAATGGTTGATCCATCTCTTAACGGACAGTACCCTGCAAAGTCATTGTCACACTTTGCTGATATTATTTCGCGGTGTGTTCAG TCTGAACCAGAGTTTAGACCATTGATGTCTGAAGTAGTTCAAGATCTTCTAGATATGATCAGAAGAGAGCGGCATGGTTCAGGGGAGCCTAGCGCAGACTAG
- the LOC117127883 gene encoding enolase-phosphatase E1 isoform X2 encodes MATSPSDKLVQEEEVVTEEVDPAKTTEEEDEARTEEDQARTEEADPEKTTEEEDEVRTEEEDEVRTEGVDPTKTEEVDPAKTTEEEDEVRTKKDETRTEEDEARTEDVDPTKTIEKEDEVKTEEEDEVRTEEDEVRTEEVDPTKKTEKEDEVRAEEDKARTEEEEVRTEEEDEHKEEAIESLLESTRNLNIEDEESDQQTENQNRQEDPITTRRSDQAMERGSTSLASDQNRPLDSDPNTSPISLSVQDQGTENQNPQEQSMIPRSGQRMERGSTSSARYQNQNRPLALPNPPSSVQASQQMMMPPRLGPSVPPYQQNPYGLPQPRWLVVDHFYSDGLGLYGAQWRFRTITPFLPNQNTYPHQLVPMELPGQPGTELVCYSQSFGVLRQGQLVPHQEAPPMRPQQQNQFRSLPPMRPMLPQDDFVVHLGQVPVRPMMYYQEQNQIVPNAGIQAPARPSLPQVRVPMMQPPVLLYPPPIVNAVPVRPVMNQGGGQRFRFPMIQQHHGSPSAPWPEQNQQLQSPRESQGSNDGPFSSGGSQD; translated from the exons ATGGCTACTTCTCCATCTGATAAACTTgtccaagaagaagaagtggtAACAGAGGAGGTTGATCCCGCCAAAACAACcgaggaagaagacgaagcgCGAACAGAAGAAGACCAAGCGCGAACAGAGGAGGCTGATCCCGAAAAAACAACcgaggaagaagacgaagtgcgaacagaggaagaagacgaagtgCGAACAGAGGGCGTTGATCCCACCAAAACAGAGGAGGTTGATCCCGCGAAAACAACcgaggaagaagacgaagtgCGAACAAAGAAAGACGAGACGCGAACAGAGGAAGACGAAGCGAGAACAGAGGATGTTGATCCCACCAAAACAATCGAGAAAGAAGACGAAGTgaaaacagaggaagaagacgaagtgCGAACAGAGGAAGACGAAGTGCGAACAGAGGAAGTTGATCCCACCAAAAAAACCGAGAAAGAAGACGAAGTGCGAGCAGAGGAAGATAAAGCgagaacagaggaagaagaagtgagAACAGAG gaagaagatgagcaCAAGGAAGAAGCTATCGAGAGCCTTCTTGAATCTACTCGTAATCTCAACATAGAAGACGAAGAGTCCGACCAACAAACTGAGAATCAGAATCGTCAAGAAGATCCGATCACG ACTCGTAGGAGCGATCAAGCGATGGAACGTGGCTCAACATCGCTTGCAAGTGACCAGAACCGTCCTCTTGATTCTGATCCCAACACTTCTCCTATTAGTCTCAGCGTACAAGACCAAGGAACCGAGAACCAGAATCCTCAAGAACAGTCAATG ATTCCTAGGAGCGGTCAAAGGATGGAACGTGGCTCAACATCTTCTGCAAGGTATCAGAACCAAAACCGTCCTCTTGCTCTTCCGAATCCTCCTTCTAGCGTTCAAGCCTCTCAACAGATGATGATGCCTCCTCGTCTTGGCCCAAGCGTGCCTCCATATCAGCAAAACCCTTACGGTTTACCCCAGCCAAGATGGCTCGTAGTAGACCACTTTTACTCAGACGGGCTTGGTCTATACGGTGCACAATGGAGATTCCGAACCATCACTCCTTTTCTCCCAAACCAGAACACATATCCGCATCAGCTGGTGCCGATGGAGCTGCCCGGTCAGCCTGGAACTGAATTAGTATGCTACAGCCAGTCCTTCGGTGTGCTTCGGCAGGGCCAACTCGTTCCCCACCAGGAAGCTCCTCCAATGAGGCCGCAGCAGCAGAACCAGTTTCGAAGTCTACCTCCAATGAGGCCGATGCTGCCACAGGACGACTTCGTTGTCCATCTAGGTCAAGTCCCGGTGAGGCCAATGATGTATTACCAGGAACAGAACCAGATTGTTCCCAACGCGGGCATACAAGCTCCGGCGAGGCCAAGTCTACCCCAAGTCAGAGTTCCGATGATGCAGCCACCGGTGCTTTTATATCCGCCACCTATAGTTAACGCTGTACCAGTGAGGCCAGTGATGAACCAAGGAGGAGGACAACGGTTTAGGTTCCCCATGATTCAACAGCACCACGGTTCTCCCAGTGCACCATGGCCTGAGCAGAATCAGCAACTTCAGTCTCCAAGGGAGTCTCAGGGTTCCAACGATGGACCGTTTTCTTCTGGCGGAAGTCAAGACTAG
- the LOC103846701 gene encoding protein TIC 20-IV, chloroplastic, giving the protein MQGLAATTTTTNLGSLTFLAPRKQQHSPILNKYVNQRVSFPKLDSFPKLRLSADSVSQRCPRVIAPLSATAPASSNHLFAHGLPPLTTGFTRRQRPLEPARAFKDDFFKIKLPKIAERPEWWWRTLACIPYLISLQISDVGFYVQPFLEKYDAIGDMIYFIPGAINRWPSWFFMLYCYLGYMFVVKNKDLPHYFRFHMMMGMLLETALQIIWCTSNFFPLIHFKGRLGMYYWMVIGFTYICLLLECIRCALAGVYAQIPFVTDAASIHTLFNLGGFSRPLR; this is encoded by the exons ATGCAGGGTTTGGCggcgaccaccaccaccaccaacctTGGCTCTCTCACTTTTCTCGCTCCCAG GAAGCAGCAGCATAGTCCAATCCTAAACAAGTATGTGAATCAAAGAGTGTCTTTCCCCAAGCTCGATTCATTCCCAAAACTAAGATTGTCAGCAGACTCAGTTTCACAGAGATGTCCCCGTGTGATTGCTCCTCTTTCAG CAACTGCACCAGCATCATCTAACCATCTCTTTGCTCATGGCTTACCACCATTAACTACCGGTTTTACAAGACGTCAGAGACCATTAGAGCCTGCTCGAGCATTCAAAGACGACTTCTTCAAGATCAAACTCCCCAAAATCGCAGAGAGACCAGAGTGGTGGTGGAGGACGCTGGCGTGCATCCCTTACCTGATATCCCTTCAGATATCAGACGTCGGCTTCTACGTCCAGCCTTTTCTAGAAAAGTACGACGCCATCGGAGACATGATCTACTTCATCCCCGGAGCGATCAACAGATGGCCGAGCTGGTTCTTCATGCTCTACTGCTACTTGGGCTACATGTTCGTGGTCAAGAACAAGGACTTGCCTCACTACTTCAGGTTCCACATGATGATGGGTATGCTTCTCGAGACAGCGCTTCAGATCATTTGGTGCACCAGCAACTTCTTCCCGCTGATTCATTTCAAAGGACGGCTTGGGATGTATTACTGGATGGTGATCGGGTTTACCTACATCTGTTTGCTTCTTGAGTGTATTCGGTGCGCTCTCGCTGGGGTTTATGCTCAGATTCCTTTTGTGACCGATGCTGCTTCTATTCACACTCTCTTCAACTTGGGAGGGTTTTCGAGACCGCTCAGGTGA